One Edaphobacter flagellatus genomic region harbors:
- the flgM gene encoding flagellar biosynthesis anti-sigma factor FlgM produces MMSFGDGIGELKNVLSTLTPVGEAQAASRPANTTLPASSGTAPADEASLSSASGLVSKALATPDVRMEKVEALRQAIADGSYQVPSSEVAGKVIESLIK; encoded by the coding sequence ATGATGAGTTTTGGAGATGGAATTGGCGAGCTGAAAAACGTGCTGAGCACACTCACTCCTGTCGGTGAGGCGCAAGCCGCATCGCGCCCTGCAAATACGACTCTGCCTGCATCGAGCGGAACGGCACCAGCGGATGAAGCGAGCCTGAGTTCCGCCAGCGGTTTGGTTTCAAAGGCTCTGGCAACTCCCGATGTTCGGATGGAAAAAGTGGAAGCTCTGCGGCAGGCCATTGCAGATGGCAGCTATCAGGTTCCGTCCTCTGAAGTTGCCGGCAAAGTGATCGAATCGTTGATCAAATAG
- a CDS encoding metallophosphoesterase → MNNRLSRRGFLRQSFAFSALASLGSLPSLAMKQASSQGASNWLLVGDWGYEKFEAQTAVAAAMKKYVHQQSLKTDALMMLGDNWYGDLVGGVDSPRWKTQFEEMYPASVFNCPAYAVLGNHDYQRMPESKVAAELAYAKRPGTRWKMPARWYRFEFPAVKPLVTVLALDSNMPRPLGAQAKGVNFTLTDAERLEQLAWLKAELEKPRTTPYLIVMAHHPIYSNGPHGDHKVLIADWEPLLREHKVHLYFAGHDHDMQHLEFDGHPTSFVLSGGGGADLYTLEIDEAKRGPYAAKIYGFSHLEITPEWLTLRHIDSEGRLIHGFRKSPSGEMRVLS, encoded by the coding sequence ATGAATAATCGTCTCAGCCGTCGCGGCTTCCTTCGTCAGAGTTTTGCTTTCAGTGCACTTGCGAGTCTTGGCTCGCTGCCTTCGCTTGCGATGAAGCAGGCTTCGTCGCAAGGAGCGTCGAACTGGCTGCTGGTCGGCGATTGGGGCTATGAGAAGTTTGAGGCGCAGACAGCGGTTGCTGCTGCGATGAAGAAGTATGTTCACCAGCAGTCGTTGAAGACGGATGCGCTGATGATGCTAGGCGACAACTGGTACGGCGACCTGGTGGGCGGCGTCGATTCGCCACGCTGGAAGACGCAGTTCGAAGAGATGTATCCGGCTTCGGTCTTTAACTGCCCGGCGTATGCGGTGCTGGGCAACCATGACTATCAGCGGATGCCGGAGAGCAAGGTTGCGGCAGAGCTGGCGTATGCGAAGCGGCCCGGAACGCGCTGGAAGATGCCAGCTCGCTGGTACCGGTTCGAGTTCCCTGCTGTGAAACCGCTGGTGACGGTGCTTGCTCTCGACAGCAACATGCCGCGTCCGCTGGGTGCGCAGGCGAAGGGCGTGAACTTTACGCTAACCGATGCGGAACGGCTGGAGCAGCTTGCGTGGCTGAAGGCTGAGCTGGAGAAGCCGCGCACGACGCCTTACCTGATCGTGATGGCGCATCATCCGATTTATTCGAACGGGCCGCACGGCGATCACAAGGTGCTGATTGCGGACTGGGAGCCTTTGCTGCGCGAACATAAGGTCCATCTCTACTTCGCGGGGCACGATCATGATATGCAGCACCTGGAGTTCGACGGGCATCCGACTTCGTTTGTGCTGTCGGGCGGCGGCGGCGCCGATCTTTACACGCTGGAGATCGATGAGGCGAAGCGTGGACCATATGCAGCGAAGATCTACGGCTTCAGCCATCTGGAGATTACGCCGGAGTGGCTGACGCTGCGGCATATCGACTCAGAGGGACGGCTGATTCATGGGTTCAGGAAGTCGCCCTCGGGTGAGATGCGGGTGTTGAGCTAG
- a CDS encoding flagellar basal body P-ring protein FlgI: MKQLVSIPSKWLLSIGAYVALLSIASAQTFASDITSTAHQARVKDIATIEGIRDNQLVGYGIVVGLQGTGDSQQTAFPTQTLASTLLRMGVSVPAGAIRVQNLAAVFVSATLPPFSRPGTKLDITVSSAGDARSLEGGLLLMTPLYGADGKIYAQAQGPLVVGGYSIGANGNLKQVNHPNTARVPYGGIVERAVPLDFAEQRQFSLLLNDADFRSAEGVASAINHAVGRTAAHVVDSRRINLSAAGGEEVPAFLAQVESVEVPVFPRAKVIVNERTGTVVIGGTVVLQPVSILHGGLAVNVVSEFQVSQPNAFGRGDTKVVRQTSVDALDKPVNRIELKQGATVDDLVRSLQTIGASARDVISILQAMKSAGALEAEIEVL; this comes from the coding sequence ATGAAACAACTGGTATCCATACCGTCGAAATGGCTTCTATCCATTGGGGCTTATGTTGCTCTTTTATCCATAGCATCTGCCCAAACGTTCGCTTCGGATATTACCTCTACTGCACATCAGGCTCGCGTAAAGGACATTGCCACGATTGAAGGCATACGCGATAACCAGCTTGTTGGCTACGGAATCGTAGTAGGCCTGCAAGGTACAGGTGATAGTCAGCAGACGGCATTCCCAACGCAAACGCTGGCATCGACGTTGCTGCGCATGGGAGTCAGCGTCCCCGCAGGAGCCATTCGGGTGCAGAACCTGGCAGCCGTCTTCGTATCAGCGACGCTGCCACCGTTCTCACGGCCCGGCACGAAGCTTGATATCACCGTCTCCTCTGCAGGAGACGCTCGCAGCCTGGAAGGCGGCCTACTGCTGATGACTCCGCTGTACGGAGCCGACGGAAAGATCTATGCGCAGGCACAAGGCCCTCTGGTCGTTGGCGGATACTCCATCGGAGCGAACGGCAATCTAAAGCAGGTGAATCATCCAAACACGGCGCGAGTTCCCTATGGCGGCATCGTCGAACGCGCAGTGCCGCTTGATTTTGCAGAACAGCGCCAGTTTTCGCTCTTGCTCAACGACGCCGACTTTCGCAGTGCAGAAGGAGTTGCCTCAGCGATTAATCATGCCGTTGGCCGCACTGCAGCCCATGTCGTCGACAGCAGGCGAATCAACTTAAGTGCTGCGGGTGGTGAGGAGGTTCCAGCCTTTCTCGCACAGGTGGAATCGGTTGAAGTTCCCGTCTTCCCACGCGCGAAGGTCATCGTCAACGAACGTACAGGGACAGTGGTGATTGGCGGAACTGTTGTGCTACAGCCGGTATCGATTCTTCATGGTGGGCTGGCCGTCAATGTCGTGAGTGAGTTTCAGGTCTCTCAGCCCAATGCATTTGGCCGAGGAGATACGAAGGTCGTACGGCAGACCAGCGTCGATGCTCTGGACAAACCCGTCAACAGAATTGAACTGAAACAGGGGGCTACTGTGGATGATCTAGTTCGCAGTCTGCAAACAATCGGCGCCTCGGCGAGAGACGTCATTTCGATTCTGCAGGCAATGAAGTCTGCCGGTGCGCTGGAAGCGGAGATTGAAGTCCTATGA
- the recR gene encoding recombination mediator RecR — protein sequence MARFAEPMTRLIDELRKLPGIGTKSAQRLAFHVLRSSHDDAERLAGAIRELKASLRLCSVCNNITDVDPCSYCTNAARDQRLVCVVEEPTNIATIEKTRSYAGVYHVLHGTLSPIGGVGPEQLRIANLMTRLPELDEVILALSPTTEGEATARYLADEIRRADQQIRVTRIATGVPAGSDIEYADEITMSRALEGRREL from the coding sequence GTGGCTCGATTTGCTGAGCCGATGACGCGGCTGATCGATGAGCTGCGCAAGCTGCCGGGAATCGGCACCAAGAGCGCGCAGCGGCTGGCGTTTCATGTCCTGCGCTCTTCGCACGACGATGCCGAGCGGCTGGCTGGCGCGATTCGCGAGCTGAAGGCGAGTCTTCGGCTGTGTTCGGTGTGCAACAACATCACGGACGTCGATCCTTGCAGCTATTGCACCAATGCGGCGCGCGATCAACGGCTGGTCTGCGTGGTCGAAGAGCCGACGAACATCGCGACAATCGAGAAGACGCGCAGCTATGCGGGCGTCTATCACGTGCTGCATGGAACTCTTTCTCCTATTGGCGGTGTTGGGCCGGAGCAGCTTCGGATTGCGAACCTGATGACTCGTCTGCCTGAGTTAGATGAGGTGATTCTTGCGCTGTCGCCAACAACCGAAGGCGAGGCGACGGCGCGTTATCTTGCCGATGAGATTCGGCGTGCGGATCAACAGATCAGGGTCACACGCATCGCGACGGGGGTTCCAGCAGGCAGCGATATCGAGTACGCAGACGAGATTACGATGTCGCGCGCGCTCGAAGGCCGCCGCGAGTTGTGA
- the dnaX gene encoding DNA polymerase III subunit gamma/tau yields the protein MAYQVLARKYRPQRFADVVGQDHVTVTLMNALTQGRIAHGYIFSGHRGIGKTTIARILAMALNCRNTIGSPARPTAEPCEVCESCTEIRAGNSVDVIEIDAATNRGIDEIRELRDAARYRPARDKYKIYILDEAHQITDAAFNALLKTLEEPPEHIVFMMATTQPEDIPQTVRSRCQHFSFHAVKLVDILGQIRAIADHEGVQADDAALALLAEAGDGSMRDALSIMDQAIASAPLEDGKPRLDAAQIRELMGTVPNAVFERILQAVDGNRSAEVITTANELLDAGNSPAQLARQCVRYLRNCIMAKIAGVEADGSGLDGVASELLQISADEQRRAARSAALFTEEELTRFLQVMLRTFDELGYRQEQRFHFELGLLKLVHLRRLLPVEEVLSRFPVPGGSGGAESPRPRPVNTPNTTTPPARASSPTPFVVPAAPTKPAFSPFSADTSRKSIPEAAPARVEPKASAAQSAPAVTMTAVAVIEDEPISDVTPLEVAADLLGLGAMPVAVLEPEAVPITPPETVASSASAGGANSAEELQRVAVEALSAAKSQGTAADAIGDAEWTVEGGEIRVQTALSKTMLSMVINADADRIIRAALRTAGAGALKLSLLPGAANAVAKKPKVARTGSAQAKALDHPVVQQAQKLFNAEIRNVIDLRDND from the coding sequence ATGGCATATCAGGTTTTAGCGAGAAAGTACCGCCCGCAGCGCTTTGCAGACGTCGTTGGACAGGACCACGTCACCGTAACGCTGATGAACGCCCTTACGCAGGGCCGAATCGCGCACGGCTATATCTTCAGTGGACACCGTGGCATCGGCAAGACCACCATTGCGCGTATTCTCGCGATGGCGCTGAACTGCCGCAACACAATCGGCAGCCCGGCTCGCCCGACGGCCGAGCCCTGCGAAGTCTGTGAATCGTGCACGGAGATACGCGCGGGCAACTCGGTTGATGTCATTGAGATTGACGCCGCCACGAATCGCGGCATCGATGAGATTCGCGAACTGCGTGACGCAGCGCGGTATCGCCCGGCACGCGACAAATATAAGATCTATATCCTCGACGAAGCTCACCAGATCACAGATGCTGCCTTCAATGCCCTGTTAAAGACGCTTGAGGAGCCGCCGGAGCATATCGTCTTCATGATGGCGACAACGCAGCCGGAAGATATTCCGCAGACGGTGCGGTCGCGCTGCCAGCACTTCAGCTTTCACGCCGTCAAGCTGGTCGACATTCTCGGGCAGATCCGCGCTATTGCTGATCACGAGGGTGTGCAGGCAGATGATGCTGCTCTGGCTCTGCTTGCAGAGGCAGGTGACGGCTCCATGCGCGATGCATTGTCGATCATGGACCAGGCCATTGCCAGCGCTCCGCTGGAGGACGGCAAGCCCAGGCTCGACGCGGCCCAGATTCGTGAGCTGATGGGCACGGTTCCCAACGCTGTCTTCGAGCGCATCCTGCAGGCGGTCGATGGAAACCGTAGCGCCGAGGTCATCACGACGGCAAACGAGCTGCTGGATGCCGGCAATAGCCCGGCACAGCTCGCCCGTCAGTGCGTGCGCTACCTGCGAAACTGCATCATGGCAAAGATTGCAGGTGTCGAAGCGGATGGTTCCGGTCTGGACGGAGTCGCATCGGAACTACTCCAGATTTCGGCGGATGAACAGCGCCGTGCAGCGCGGTCCGCAGCGCTGTTTACTGAAGAAGAGCTAACTCGTTTCCTGCAGGTGATGCTGCGGACCTTTGACGAGCTTGGCTATCGCCAGGAGCAACGCTTCCACTTCGAGCTTGGTCTGTTGAAGCTGGTTCATCTGCGTAGGCTGCTACCGGTCGAAGAGGTGCTAAGCCGCTTCCCTGTTCCCGGTGGCTCAGGTGGCGCCGAATCGCCGCGTCCGCGCCCCGTAAATACACCTAACACGACAACACCGCCTGCGCGTGCCAGCTCTCCAACTCCGTTTGTTGTTCCTGCTGCACCGACCAAGCCTGCATTCTCCCCGTTCTCGGCAGATACTAGCCGCAAGTCGATTCCTGAAGCTGCACCAGCACGCGTTGAGCCCAAGGCTTCGGCGGCTCAATCCGCACCGGCTGTAACGATGACGGCGGTAGCCGTGATTGAAGATGAGCCTATATCCGACGTTACGCCGTTGGAGGTTGCAGCGGACCTGTTGGGGCTGGGAGCTATGCCTGTTGCAGTTCTAGAGCCTGAAGCAGTTCCGATTACACCACCCGAAACAGTTGCGTCTTCAGCATCGGCGGGTGGGGCGAATTCCGCAGAAGAGCTGCAACGCGTTGCCGTTGAAGCTCTCTCAGCGGCAAAGAGTCAGGGAACGGCCGCGGACGCTATCGGCGATGCCGAATGGACAGTCGAAGGTGGCGAGATCCGCGTTCAGACTGCACTTTCGAAGACGATGCTGTCGATGGTGATCAATGCCGATGCGGATCGGATTATCCGGGCAGCTTTACGGACAGCAGGAGCAGGCGCGCTGAAGCTGAGTCTGCTGCCGGGCGCGGCGAACGCCGTGGCGAAGAAGCCGAAGGTAGCGCGGACAGGAAGCGCGCAGGCGAAGGCGCTCGATCATCCGGTTGTGCAGCAGGCGCAGAAGCTGTTCAATGCCGAGATACGCAACGTGATCGATCTGCGCGACAACGATTAA
- a CDS encoding rod-binding protein, which yields MTVTLDGVNTNLPSVDTERRSKLADAAQQFEAMMLQELLKPMRSGEDDLSGEKNEDSSMDTIASFGTEAVAKAISKSGGLGIARQIIQQLSTREPSASGQEISK from the coding sequence ATGACCGTTACTTTGGATGGCGTAAACACAAATTTACCGTCTGTCGATACAGAGCGGCGCTCTAAACTTGCGGATGCGGCGCAACAGTTTGAGGCAATGATGCTCCAGGAGCTCCTAAAGCCCATGCGATCCGGTGAAGACGATCTGAGCGGAGAGAAGAACGAGGATAGCTCTATGGATACCATTGCGAGCTTTGGCACAGAGGCCGTTGCAAAAGCCATCTCGAAGAGCGGAGGCTTAGGAATTGCAAGGCAGATTATTCAACAGCTTTCTACGCGTGAGCCGTCTGCATCTGGGCAGGAAATTTCAAAATGA
- the gpmI gene encoding 2,3-bisphosphoglycerate-independent phosphoglycerate mutase, translated as MPKKPIVLTILDGWGYRPETHGNAIALARKPTYDKLLATYPNTLIRASDHYVGLPDGQMGNSEVGHLNLGAGRIVRMDITRIDAAIEDGSFFSDPVLTRAVQLAGQGNRALHLFGLVSDGGVHSQQRHLYALLKLAAQHHLTRVYVHAFMDGRDTMPTSGLGYLESLEQQIREIGIGQIASISGRYYAMDRDLRWEKERQAFDAMVTGHPEGGTYTDPLARIRELYNNGITDEFVPPFTVVDQHGKAIGPIRDNDVCICFNYRADRVRQITRVLARSSDVPGGLTTDNALDLPKAAELDLAIPRNEAPQNIHYVCMTQYDKNFRLPVVIPPESMDNLLANVMADAGLRNLRVAETEKYAHVTYFFNGGIEKPFLGEDRVLIPSQKVATYDLAPEMSAAGIADAVVKAVNDTAFDVIIVNFANADMVGHSGKLDPTIKAVETIDTELSRIYSAVKQRGGSLLVTADHGNAELLIDPITGGPHTAHTTNPVPFILINDEQDTSHHAILRPGGSLRDIAPTILHLLNLKKPTEMTGENLS; from the coding sequence CCGACGGCCAGATGGGCAACAGCGAAGTCGGCCATCTCAACCTCGGCGCCGGACGCATCGTCCGCATGGACATCACCCGCATCGATGCCGCCATCGAGGACGGCTCCTTCTTCTCCGACCCAGTCCTTACCCGCGCCGTCCAACTTGCGGGGCAGGGCAACCGCGCCCTCCATCTCTTCGGACTCGTCTCCGACGGCGGCGTCCACTCGCAGCAGCGCCACCTCTACGCGCTCCTCAAGCTCGCCGCCCAGCATCACCTCACCCGCGTCTACGTCCACGCCTTTATGGACGGACGCGACACCATGCCCACCAGCGGCCTCGGCTACCTCGAATCCCTCGAGCAGCAGATTCGCGAGATCGGCATAGGACAGATCGCCTCCATCTCCGGCCGCTACTATGCCATGGACCGCGACCTCCGCTGGGAGAAAGAGCGCCAGGCCTTCGACGCCATGGTCACCGGCCACCCCGAAGGTGGCACCTACACCGACCCGCTCGCCCGTATTCGCGAGCTCTATAACAACGGCATCACCGACGAGTTCGTCCCGCCCTTCACCGTCGTCGACCAGCACGGTAAGGCAATCGGACCCATCCGCGATAACGACGTCTGCATCTGCTTCAACTACCGCGCCGACCGCGTCCGCCAGATCACTCGCGTCCTCGCCCGTAGCTCCGACGTCCCCGGCGGCCTCACGACCGACAACGCACTCGATCTGCCCAAGGCAGCTGAGCTCGACCTCGCCATCCCGCGCAACGAAGCGCCCCAAAACATCCATTACGTCTGCATGACGCAGTACGACAAAAACTTCCGTCTCCCCGTCGTCATCCCACCGGAGTCAATGGATAATCTGCTCGCCAACGTCATGGCCGATGCCGGTCTCCGCAACCTTCGCGTCGCCGAAACCGAGAAGTACGCCCACGTCACCTACTTCTTCAACGGTGGCATCGAAAAACCCTTCCTCGGCGAAGACCGCGTCCTCATCCCCTCGCAGAAAGTCGCCACCTACGATCTCGCGCCCGAGATGTCCGCCGCCGGCATCGCCGACGCCGTCGTCAAGGCCGTCAACGACACCGCCTTCGATGTCATCATCGTCAACTTCGCCAACGCCGACATGGTCGGCCACTCCGGCAAGCTCGACCCCACCATCAAGGCCGTCGAAACCATCGACACCGAGCTCAGCCGCATCTACTCCGCCGTCAAACAGCGCGGAGGTTCGCTGCTCGTCACCGCCGACCACGGCAACGCCGAGCTTCTCATCGATCCCATCACCGGCGGTCCCCACACCGCACACACCACCAACCCCGTCCCCTTCATCCTCATCAACGACGAGCAGGACACCAGCCACCACGCCATCCTCAGGCCCGGCGGAAGCCTGCGCGACATAGCCCCCACCATCCTCCATCTCCTCAACCTCAAAAAGCCCACGGAAATGACCGGCGAAAACCTGAGCTAG
- the flgK gene encoding flagellar hook-associated protein FlgK: protein MARQALMADQAALGVISNNVANQNTPGYTRQVVNWQSRDSVTIGAYTVGGGVDVGSQGVSQRDRILEQRVQQQTQTQAQSQALEDALTQIQNVFGLSSTSTSASTTALGSAIDSFFNSLSSLSANPSDMPTRQKVLAASQNLASAFNSAANQITQISTNLDKQVAGNVDQINTLTATIATLNQKISSASPNTDAGVLEDQRQQAIAQLSQYVGLNQITNEANGITLTTSNGAVLVSGGQSPALSTTLVGGVTHIIAGPTSQDVTSGLTGGSLGGILAARDQQIPVFQNALDNLAYSIGTQVNTVNAQGLDGYGNPGQAIFALPATVSNAAAQIQVIASDPQAIAAAAIGEGTTGNSNALALSHLATTAIASGQTASNFFSSFLAQIGSAAAGATADNTAQQAILSQLTSQRNALSGVSLDEEAANLTNYQRAYQAAAKVFSIADSVMTSAINLGVTTSVS from the coding sequence ATGGCACGACAGGCCCTGATGGCCGACCAGGCAGCACTTGGTGTCATATCAAACAATGTCGCTAATCAAAATACGCCAGGCTACACACGGCAGGTTGTCAACTGGCAATCGCGAGATAGTGTGACCATCGGTGCTTATACAGTTGGCGGAGGTGTAGATGTTGGCTCGCAGGGAGTATCGCAACGGGACCGCATTCTGGAACAGCGCGTACAGCAACAGACCCAGACGCAGGCTCAGAGTCAGGCATTGGAAGACGCGTTGACTCAGATACAAAATGTCTTTGGTCTTAGCTCAACATCTACTTCTGCCAGCACGACGGCGCTGGGCTCAGCTATTGACTCCTTCTTCAACTCACTCTCTTCCCTGTCGGCGAATCCTTCAGATATGCCGACACGCCAGAAGGTTCTCGCCGCATCTCAAAATCTGGCCAGTGCTTTCAATTCTGCAGCCAACCAGATAACACAGATATCGACCAACCTCGACAAACAGGTTGCCGGAAACGTCGATCAGATCAATACGCTGACTGCGACGATTGCCACGCTCAATCAGAAGATCAGCAGCGCTTCTCCGAATACGGACGCCGGAGTTCTCGAAGATCAGCGTCAACAGGCTATCGCCCAGCTCTCCCAGTACGTCGGGCTGAATCAGATTACGAATGAAGCGAACGGTATCACACTTACAACAAGCAATGGAGCTGTGCTCGTAAGCGGTGGACAATCCCCTGCCCTAAGCACAACGCTTGTTGGAGGGGTCACTCACATCATCGCGGGGCCGACCAGTCAGGACGTCACCTCAGGCCTGACCGGCGGCTCACTCGGCGGAATTCTCGCAGCTAGAGATCAACAGATTCCAGTATTTCAAAACGCCCTTGATAACCTTGCCTATTCAATTGGGACACAGGTTAACACCGTGAATGCGCAGGGGCTGGATGGCTACGGAAACCCTGGCCAAGCAATCTTCGCTCTTCCGGCAACTGTATCGAATGCTGCAGCCCAGATTCAGGTCATCGCCAGCGATCCGCAGGCCATTGCCGCCGCAGCAATTGGTGAAGGCACTACCGGCAATAGCAATGCGTTGGCCTTGTCCCACCTTGCAACCACCGCTATCGCCTCAGGACAGACGGCATCGAACTTCTTTTCATCCTTTCTTGCTCAGATAGGAAGCGCTGCGGCAGGAGCAACAGCAGACAATACGGCACAACAGGCTATTCTTTCGCAGCTCACATCGCAGCGTAACGCGCTTTCGGGTGTCTCGCTCGATGAAGAAGCCGCAAACCTGACGAATTATCAACGTGCCTACCAGGCGGCAGCCAAGGTTTTTTCGATTGCCGATTCGGTAATGACAAGCGCGATCAACCTTGGCGTAACCACTTCTGTCTCCTAA
- a CDS encoding YbaB/EbfC family nucleoid-associated protein, translating into MNLSDLGKMKDMMGQARQMQEQMERKLAETVIEASSGGGVVTVRMNGKKEVLRLKIDPTAVGSAGSDLELLEDLIVAAINEGGRRADEAIKSSVSGMLGGLNIPGLT; encoded by the coding sequence ATGAATCTCTCAGACCTGGGAAAGATGAAAGACATGATGGGGCAGGCGCGCCAGATGCAGGAGCAGATGGAGCGCAAGCTGGCCGAGACGGTGATTGAAGCCTCGAGCGGTGGAGGCGTCGTTACGGTTCGCATGAACGGCAAGAAAGAGGTTCTGCGGCTGAAGATCGATCCGACTGCTGTCGGCAGCGCGGGCAGCGATCTTGAGCTGCTGGAAGACCTGATCGTTGCCGCGATCAACGAAGGGGGTCGCCGCGCTGATGAAGCGATCAAGTCCAGCGTCTCCGGGATGTTGGGCGGCCTGAATATTCCGGGGTTGACCTAG
- a CDS encoding SET domain-containing protein: MVSGLMIRSSSIHAAGCYTTRPIKKGTPVVEYDGPRFSKEVADERYKDRFITYLFSTGDSGEVIDGFGTAMFINHCCDPNCETENLDGRIWIVATRDITPGEELTYEYNLHDSDDDDADCYCGKAKCRGTMFSEEEVKRRARKARRAARA, encoded by the coding sequence ATGGTTTCTGGACTGATGATCCGCTCTTCGTCCATCCACGCGGCGGGCTGCTACACCACTCGCCCTATCAAAAAAGGAACTCCCGTCGTGGAGTATGACGGTCCGCGCTTCAGCAAAGAGGTTGCGGATGAGCGATATAAGGACCGCTTTATCACGTATCTCTTCAGCACCGGCGACAGCGGCGAGGTCATCGACGGCTTCGGAACGGCGATGTTCATCAACCATTGCTGCGACCCGAACTGTGAGACGGAAAACCTCGACGGCCGAATCTGGATCGTAGCAACACGCGACATCACTCCAGGTGAAGAACTAACCTACGAGTACAATCTGCACGACTCCGATGACGATGATGCCGATTGCTATTGCGGTAAGGCAAAATGCCGCGGAACGATGTTTTCCGAAGAAGAGGTCAAGCGCCGCGCCAGAAAGGCCCGTCGTGCAGCGAGAGCGTGA
- the flgL gene encoding flagellar hook-associated protein FlgL produces MRADPSYVNLLTQSLNDAANRANMLSGQLSSGLRVQSLSDDPSAAAQSTQMGSQISRVDTFVQTASGTSSMLQVTDSTLGEVVTQLTSAISLAVQAANGTLNNANLQAVMQQVTGIRDQVLSLANTSYQGHYLFAGSKGTAAPYSLDTTTTPATATYTGDSNVQFIETPSGQKIQTSLPGSAIFGSGTSGALGVLNQFLADLAAGAPSSSFATDTNALNDALAQVSTQRSSLNGSLSTLQSTSTYAQTQEAQMKILQSSLVAADPASIATQLKSNQTQYQALLNVISALNKVNLFDYLK; encoded by the coding sequence ATGCGAGCCGATCCCAGCTATGTCAACCTCTTGACGCAGTCGCTGAACGACGCCGCCAACCGAGCCAATATGCTCTCCGGTCAGCTTTCGAGCGGTTTGCGCGTACAGTCTCTCTCCGACGATCCGTCCGCGGCAGCACAAAGCACACAGATGGGCAGCCAGATCTCTCGTGTAGATACTTTCGTTCAAACGGCCTCGGGAACCTCATCGATGCTGCAAGTCACCGATTCCACCCTGGGCGAGGTCGTGACGCAGCTGACTTCGGCCATCTCTCTGGCAGTACAGGCTGCCAACGGAACGCTGAACAACGCCAATCTTCAGGCCGTTATGCAGCAGGTGACAGGCATTCGCGATCAGGTACTCTCACTGGCAAATACGAGCTATCAGGGCCACTACCTCTTCGCTGGAAGTAAAGGTACGGCAGCACCCTACTCGCTCGATACAACAACCACTCCAGCAACCGCAACCTACACCGGCGACTCCAACGTGCAGTTCATCGAGACGCCCAGCGGACAAAAGATTCAGACAAGCCTGCCCGGCTCGGCCATCTTTGGCTCGGGGACCTCGGGAGCGCTCGGTGTGTTGAATCAGTTCCTCGCCGATCTTGCCGCCGGAGCGCCTTCGAGCAGCTTCGCAACCGATACCAATGCACTCAACGATGCACTTGCCCAGGTATCGACACAACGTTCTTCGCTGAATGGCTCGCTAAGCACGCTTCAATCCACCAGCACCTATGCGCAAACACAGGAGGCACAAATGAAGATCCTGCAAAGCTCGCTGGTCGCAGCCGATCCTGCCTCCATAGCAACGCAACTGAAGTCAAACCAGACGCAGTATCAGGCGCTGCTGAATGTAATCAGCGCACTCAACAAAGTCAATCTCTTCGATTACCTGAAATAG